One Nostoc sp. UHCC 0302 DNA window includes the following coding sequences:
- a CDS encoding zinc metalloprotease HtpX — MRNQLKTLALLAALSGLLIAISYWVFGGTNGLIIGIVLAAVTNLFSWYQSDKIALAVYRAQPVSETQAPELYRIVQRLSRRANIPMPGIYIVPGETANAFATGRDPEHAAVAVTKGILNVLPEDELEGVIAHELTHIINRDTLTQAVAATVAGAISFLAQMVSYGLWFGGGSRDDNRGGNPLGILLTVLLAPLAATIIQLAISRTREFAADAGSARLTGNPRALARALQRLEATARQLPLNANPAFEPLLIINPISGQFLGKLFSSHPSTEARVAQLLKLEQELPTAVY, encoded by the coding sequence ATGAGAAATCAATTGAAAACGCTTGCTTTGCTAGCTGCGTTGAGTGGTTTATTGATTGCAATTAGTTATTGGGTATTTGGTGGTACTAATGGCTTGATTATAGGAATTGTTTTAGCCGCAGTAACAAACCTATTCTCTTGGTATCAATCCGATAAAATTGCACTGGCAGTATACCGCGCCCAGCCTGTGAGCGAAACTCAAGCACCAGAACTTTATCGTATAGTGCAGAGATTATCTCGCCGGGCTAATATACCCATGCCGGGAATTTACATCGTTCCTGGTGAAACTGCTAACGCTTTTGCTACAGGGAGAGACCCAGAACACGCTGCTGTTGCTGTCACTAAAGGCATTTTAAATGTATTGCCAGAAGATGAACTTGAAGGCGTCATTGCCCACGAACTGACGCACATTATTAATCGTGATACACTGACGCAAGCCGTTGCTGCAACTGTAGCTGGTGCTATCTCATTCTTGGCTCAAATGGTGAGTTACGGTTTATGGTTTGGCGGTGGTTCACGAGATGATAACAGAGGCGGAAATCCTCTAGGAATTTTATTAACAGTACTACTTGCACCGTTAGCAGCAACAATTATTCAGTTAGCAATTTCGCGTACACGAGAATTCGCTGCTGATGCAGGTTCTGCTAGATTGACTGGTAATCCTCGCGCTTTAGCTAGGGCGTTGCAACGGTTAGAAGCTACGGCAAGGCAGTTACCTTTGAATGCTAACCCAGCGTTTGAACCGTTGTTAATTATCAATCCCATTTCTGGACAGTTTCTGGGTAAGTTATTCTCCAGCCATCCTTCTACTGAGGCGCGAGTTGCACAATTGCTTAAGTTAGAACAAGAACTGCCAACCGCGGTTTATTAA
- a CDS encoding class I SAM-dependent methyltransferase, which yields MIQNLAPERKTSEEERFEDDYYSYFEAPENATRYTPAASFLDNTFKDQPFSLLDLGCGNGALSKYLPARCDYLGIDHSEQAIEYCLNLYPNRKFIAKDLSTYLPQLAEENQKFDAVVLAGLLFHSVDKETEEKKDDQEIIQFCVNKILSERGYLVIIVPFCYGDHPSHNLFVRAEWLQKSVEKMIETANAKVVHENIALQIGLDKKVRQQKAIPDWFISDSYADYPSIFVGTYMASLTFIASL from the coding sequence ATGATTCAAAATTTAGCTCCTGAGCGTAAAACATCCGAAGAAGAACGCTTTGAAGATGACTATTATTCTTACTTTGAAGCGCCTGAAAATGCCACACGATATACACCAGCAGCATCTTTCTTGGATAACACCTTTAAAGATCAGCCATTCTCTTTATTAGATTTAGGATGTGGTAATGGAGCTTTGAGCAAATATCTACCTGCTCGGTGTGATTATCTCGGAATCGATCACAGTGAACAGGCTATAGAATACTGTTTAAATCTCTACCCTAATAGAAAGTTTATTGCTAAAGATTTATCAACTTACTTGCCTCAACTTGCTGAAGAAAATCAAAAGTTTGATGCAGTTGTGCTAGCAGGTTTGTTATTTCACAGTGTTGATAAGGAAACCGAAGAAAAAAAAGACGACCAAGAAATTATTCAATTCTGCGTGAATAAAATACTTAGTGAAAGAGGATATCTCGTCATTATTGTACCTTTTTGCTATGGTGACCATCCATCTCACAATCTGTTTGTTCGAGCAGAGTGGCTGCAAAAGTCAGTAGAAAAAATGATAGAAACTGCCAATGCAAAAGTTGTTCACGAGAATATAGCTCTACAAATTGGCTTAGATAAAAAAGTCCGGCAACAGAAGGCAATTCCTGACTGGTTTATTTCTGATAGCTATGCTGATTATCCCAGTATCTTTGTTGGAACATATATGGCGAGTTTGACATTTATTGCCTCGCTTTAA
- a CDS encoding peroxiredoxin, whose amino-acid sequence MPVKVGDTAPNFTLSAQNGSTVSLQDFRGKNVVLYFYPKDDTPGCTTESCAFRDQYEVFKNVGAEVIGVSADSNESHQRFATKYQLPFTLLSDKGDQVRKLYGATAAFGLLPGRVTYVIDQNGVVQYVFDSMFNFKGHVEETLKTLQQLVK is encoded by the coding sequence ATGCCAGTTAAAGTTGGAGATACCGCTCCTAATTTCACTCTGTCTGCTCAAAACGGGTCAACAGTTAGCCTCCAAGATTTTCGGGGCAAAAATGTTGTTCTATATTTTTACCCCAAAGACGACACCCCAGGATGTACAACTGAATCCTGTGCCTTTCGAGATCAGTATGAAGTCTTTAAAAACGTTGGTGCTGAAGTTATTGGCGTGAGTGCTGACTCTAACGAATCTCACCAGCGATTTGCCACCAAGTACCAGCTACCATTTACTCTATTAAGCGACAAAGGCGATCAAGTACGCAAACTTTACGGTGCAACAGCAGCTTTTGGTTTATTGCCTGGGCGCGTTACTTACGTTATTGACCAAAACGGAGTTGTTCAATACGTGTTTGATTCAATGTTTAACTTTAAAGGTCACGTTGAAGAAACCTTGAAAACGCTGCAACAGCTTGTGAAGTAG
- a CDS encoding pentapeptide repeat-containing protein — MPPNYSSQNLQGRSFKGQNLTGANFSNADIRGANFTNAILKNADFTSAKAGLQRHWVIGLLLVSCLLSALSGYLSILIGSLVASILNPKNTTVNFVIGIVSLVMMPVFFIVTSRKGLRAGFGAFVGALAVAGAVGFAFAVAVVKARAVALAGAVGKTLVGAFAFAGAGALAGALAGAFAFAVAGAGAIAFAFAFAVAGARALAVTGVLALAGAYVYALDVVGAGTRALAVAFAVAGVFLLFSAYIGCRSLAGDEKDAWLRSAAIAFAATGSTSFRNADLTDADFTGAILRNTDFRKANLTRTRFYEVKKLDLARVDNSILANRGVLNLLVTGNGRGKPYAGANLKGANLIGADLKEANLKDADITEATFQGACLEWANLTLAQSVGTNFINAQMTGACVEAWNIESTTKLDNVDCRFIYLLENPKPGTDDRERRPSSGDFQPREFSKLFEEVLNTVDLIFRNGIDWKAFVNAFQTVQDQNEDTELALQSIENKGDGVVVVKVGVPDGADKEKIHSDFTQNYHLALQAVEEKYKALLQAKDNEIVIYRQQSGEMTEIVRLLANKPINVQVDNKVENKNMTNSNDASRKIEIGSVGRDFNASGQALNLGDISGTVTNTINQLPTSPEPEKPGIKELLAQLQSAIEADTNLNQEDKAEALEQVKALAEAGKSPQEGTVQKAAKTAIKILKGTIASLPSATTLVEEFNKLLPLISSFLGLT; from the coding sequence ACATTGGGTAATTGGGTTGCTCCTAGTCTCATGCCTGTTATCGGCACTATCAGGGTATTTATCAATTTTAATTGGTTCATTAGTAGCATCTATTCTCAACCCTAAAAACACTACTGTAAACTTCGTGATTGGCATAGTCTCCCTGGTTATGATGCCAGTATTTTTTATTGTCACTAGCCGCAAAGGTTTAAGAGCTGGTTTTGGAGCTTTCGTCGGAGCCTTAGCTGTCGCCGGAGCTGTAGGCTTTGCCTTCGCTGTAGCCGTAGTCAAAGCCAGAGCCGTAGCCTTAGCCGGAGCCGTAGGCAAAACCTTAGTCGGAGCCTTTGCCTTCGCCGGAGCCGGAGCCTTAGCTGGAGCCTTAGCCGGAGCCTTTGCCTTCGCCGTAGCAGGAGCTGGAGCCATTGCCTTTGCCTTCGCCTTTGCCGTAGCCGGAGCCAGAGCCTTAGCTGTCACCGGAGTCTTAGCCTTAGCCGGAGCCTACGTCTACGCCTTAGACGTAGTCGGAGCCGGAACCAGAGCCTTAGCCGTAGCCTTCGCCGTAGCTGGAGTTTTCCTACTTTTTAGTGCTTACATTGGCTGCCGTAGTCTAGCAGGAGATGAAAAAGATGCTTGGCTTCGTTCAGCTGCCATTGCCTTTGCTGCCACAGGTAGTACAAGTTTTCGTAATGCTGATTTAACTGATGCTGATTTTACTGGTGCAATTCTCAGAAATACAGATTTTAGAAAAGCCAACCTCACACGCACTCGTTTTTATGAAGTCAAAAAATTGGACTTGGCTAGAGTAGATAACTCGATATTAGCTAATCGAGGTGTTCTCAATTTGCTTGTAACTGGCAATGGTAGGGGAAAACCTTATGCTGGTGCTAACCTTAAAGGCGCAAACCTCATCGGTGCAGATTTAAAAGAAGCGAATTTAAAAGATGCTGATATTACAGAAGCCACATTCCAAGGCGCTTGCTTAGAGTGGGCAAACTTAACTCTAGCTCAGTCTGTTGGTACTAATTTCATCAACGCTCAAATGACTGGTGCTTGTGTCGAAGCGTGGAATATTGAAAGTACAACCAAATTAGATAATGTAGATTGTCGCTTTATCTATCTTCTCGAAAACCCAAAGCCTGGAACAGACGACCGCGAACGCCGTCCTAGTAGTGGCGACTTTCAACCAAGAGAATTTAGCAAACTATTTGAAGAAGTTTTAAATACTGTTGATTTAATTTTCCGCAATGGCATAGACTGGAAAGCTTTTGTTAACGCTTTCCAAACAGTGCAAGACCAAAATGAAGACACAGAATTAGCTCTACAGAGTATTGAAAATAAAGGTGATGGCGTAGTAGTCGTTAAAGTTGGTGTACCTGATGGTGCTGATAAAGAAAAGATTCATAGTGATTTTACGCAAAATTATCATCTGGCACTGCAAGCTGTAGAAGAAAAATATAAAGCACTATTACAGGCTAAAGATAATGAGATAGTCATCTATCGCCAGCAAAGTGGAGAGATGACAGAAATTGTCAGACTATTAGCAAATAAGCCGATTAATGTTCAAGTTGACAATAAAGTAGAGAATAAAAATATGACTAACAGCAATGATGCCAGCCGCAAAATTGAAATTGGCAGTGTTGGCAGAGATTTTAATGCCAGCGGACAAGCTTTAAATTTAGGCGACATCAGCGGTACAGTGACAAATACTATCAACCAGTTACCAACGTCTCCCGAACCAGAGAAACCAGGAATTAAAGAATTGTTGGCGCAATTGCAATCAGCAATAGAGGCTGATACCAATTTAAACCAAGAAGATAAAGCTGAAGCATTAGAGCAAGTTAAAGCCTTGGCTGAAGCTGGAAAAAGTCCTCAAGAAGGAACAGTGCAGAAAGCAGCGAAAACAGCTATTAAAATTTTAAAAGGTACGATCGCAAGCTTACCCAGTGCTACAACGTTAGTTGAAGAGTTTAACAAACTTTTGCCACTGATTTCAAGTTTTCTTGGTTTAACTTGA
- the raiA gene encoding ribosome-associated translation inhibitor RaiA yields MKLVIHGKNIEITDAIREYVHQKIEKAVSHFQNITNEVDVHLSVARNPRINPKQAAEVTIYANGSVIRAEESSENLYASIDLVADKIARQLRKYKERRQDHKTHAQPPDEVVVPETVVTDLIGDRTPELPNEVVRTKYFSMPPMTLTEALEQLQLVGHDFYMFRNAETGEINVIYERNHGGYGVIQPRNSNGHTNGKNGKASQANIVIPEKSHLSK; encoded by the coding sequence ATGAAGCTTGTCATCCACGGCAAAAATATAGAAATCACCGATGCGATTCGAGAATATGTGCATCAAAAGATTGAAAAAGCTGTTAGTCATTTTCAAAACATCACAAATGAAGTGGATGTCCACCTAAGCGTAGCCCGTAATCCCCGAATCAATCCCAAACAAGCGGCTGAAGTCACTATTTATGCGAATGGTAGCGTCATCCGTGCCGAGGAAAGCAGCGAAAACTTATATGCCAGTATTGACTTAGTTGCAGATAAAATTGCTCGTCAACTGCGTAAATACAAAGAACGGCGTCAAGATCACAAAACTCATGCCCAACCACCAGATGAAGTAGTAGTTCCAGAGACGGTGGTAACAGATTTAATTGGCGATCGCACCCCCGAACTACCCAACGAAGTCGTCCGTACCAAATATTTTTCCATGCCGCCGATGACTCTTACAGAAGCCTTGGAACAACTACAACTAGTAGGACACGACTTTTATATGTTCCGAAATGCTGAAACTGGCGAGATTAATGTCATCTACGAACGCAACCACGGCGGCTATGGCGTGATTCAACCACGTAATAGTAACGGTCATACCAACGGCAAAAATGGCAAAGCATCCCAAGCGAATATTGTGATACCAGAAAAATCGCACTTGAGTAAATAG